Proteins encoded in a region of the Thermocaproicibacter melissae genome:
- the fliM gene encoding flagellar motor switch protein FliM — protein sequence MAEVLSQQQIDELLGSLQSGNTDLTKIEEQTAAQKIKDYDFLSPKKFTREQIRLLQSVFENYSRMLSLYLSSQLRISCQTEVLQVEEEEYREFENALSDSVLVAVMGLHSDTYHVEDKQILMEMSRPISFSALDKLLGGNGSGYLINRDYTEIEISLLTYLFKQFANLLGDSWSNYFDISFSMDSIETNPQMVQSIQPDESVAIVVLSITLNELQGNLNICLPASSLEELFKSYDAKFVKANKHDAPHEKQLKRESILKQLEGTPLTVSAILGSTEVTLGELLNLHPGDIIPLESKVGPGSITINVEKLEWFKGTLGTLRKNYAVKVEKAL from the coding sequence ATGGCCGAAGTCCTCTCACAGCAGCAAATTGACGAACTCCTAGGCAGTCTGCAAAGTGGAAATACCGACCTTACAAAAATCGAAGAGCAAACCGCTGCACAGAAAATCAAAGATTATGACTTTCTTTCTCCGAAAAAATTCACAAGAGAACAGATTCGCCTGCTTCAAAGTGTTTTTGAGAATTATTCACGTATGCTTTCCCTCTACCTTTCCAGCCAGCTACGAATTTCGTGTCAGACGGAAGTTCTTCAAGTGGAAGAAGAAGAATACCGCGAATTTGAAAATGCACTCAGCGATTCTGTGCTTGTTGCCGTCATGGGATTGCACAGCGATACCTATCATGTAGAGGATAAACAGATTTTAATGGAAATGTCGCGGCCGATTTCCTTCAGTGCGCTGGACAAGCTCCTCGGAGGGAACGGCTCAGGTTACCTCATAAACCGCGATTACACGGAAATCGAGATTTCCTTGCTGACATACCTGTTCAAGCAGTTTGCCAATCTTCTGGGAGATTCTTGGAGCAACTATTTTGACATCAGTTTCAGCATGGATTCCATTGAAACCAACCCTCAAATGGTTCAATCCATTCAGCCGGATGAATCGGTTGCAATCGTTGTTTTAAGCATCACGCTTAATGAACTTCAAGGCAACCTCAATATTTGCCTTCCCGCGAGCTCTTTGGAAGAACTTTTCAAAAGCTACGATGCAAAGTTCGTGAAAGCAAACAAGCATGATGCCCCCCATGAAAAGCAGCTTAAACGAGAAAGCATCTTAAAACAGCTGGAGGGAACTCCTCTTACAGTCTCTGCGATTCTCGGTTCCACCGAGGTTACCCTTGGGGAACTGCTTAACCTTCACCCGGGTGATATTATTCCGCTTGAGTCGAAGGTAGGCCCTGGATCCATTACCATCAACGTAGAGAAGCTGGAATGGTTCAAGGGCACACTAGGTACATTGCGGAAAAACTATGCAGTAAAAGTCGAAAAGGCTCTTTAA